One window of Tenacibaculum maritimum NCIMB 2154 genomic DNA carries:
- a CDS encoding VPS10 domain-containing protein: protein MKTKLFLAFFCLVAISFAQTKNGFPNPKYPELFKTLGTPIKDSDPEWVRLMYSKNPNFFKIKEAYDKYYSVNLLKKTTHTQNYKHFYRIVSQNHYYTNKGDIFISEEEGIQEQKSVYPKSTLGTNWSPVAPIQTIALDNGGVTVSAQVNVYAMAQSPSNPNVLFCSTETGAVFKSVDKGLNWIEVGADIFQSNAQAIKIDPTDENIVYIALNRDLYKTTNGGQTWNVILNTSYQYDIEINYANTNILYLAGNFGLKRSADAGQTWTDILTDKVTDIEFKSDDPSTVFAAKYNTTGNYYEIWKSMDNGLSFEAKITGWFTPTNNGKAAHAQGAKIANTKADGNRLYVLLLGSDVSYAEDLNYLGVYRSDDAGETWTLPYDGNGDGQPDNNPGGPYSCDHWAMSTFNVCGGSYDQGFYNADIDVSDTNADEFLVGMLNLFRSSDGGVTFKVHGGYGCSNCKPYYRHPDQQDILIQGNDVWVCSDGGIDYYGPDLEIIESRMKGITTCELWGFDQGWNEDVLVGGRYHNGNMAYHENYENGTTIRLGGGESATGFVNLGENRKVYHDDIGGKLIPETLQGNVTSIPNFSKYPKSGNSLEKSEIVNDPRWWNNVYLGSENKLWKSEDYGKNYELLKEFGIAGNTVRGIEISRANPAIMFVNLHVGASVKLYKTVDSGVTWEELNLPIYSNKYTLSLNAENELFIAFDKSGNSSQKVYKSTDLGENWENLSTDALNGIVLRDIEVQDGTDGGVYVFGSREAFYKNNTMADWVNISSGLPKSFRLLDAKLFYKKSKIRMAGNRGVWERDFYELSKPKAQPMVSHKEAFCNREEIQFEDYSILDHTNATWEWEFPGAQSVSSTTVRNPKVTYATPGEYDVTLTITNPQGTSTKTIQNIIKFNRSLCSPQPSPEKAVVFTGENNQYLTTSPKESIQTDAFTFTGWIKPNGIQPNYSSVFFIPGGPTLDFKNSKNELGTHSGGLWWYNSGLVVPKDKWSYVALIYTTSKVTLVLNEKTYEINRSFNSLDIKRIDLGIHNLRNDRKYKGMLDEATFWNRALTLDEIRAQRHLTKPINMDAAIFAYYQFNDINGSNVIYDVKGSNDLSVINNAIIEESTCPVGPGVSQKMVIDGNHTVYDFDEVKLRLTTGANNFNGAVYASKINLHPNIVPEEGFEYHKEYYIIDNYGTESTIGTLDKLELYGFDNLDPSIDYNIYKRERNTDEEWTLIGATDSSENQIAVFNTIDIANLQPVGDGEPQLNSATQLMLKSTAVSTLSSEGAIASEKKIVLYPNLSSQKDGFAFKNIGERAVLSIFDVKGKAIYKSVVKENQRIKAIQKAGVYFYTIMTKDKIQRGKIITK, encoded by the coding sequence ATGAAAACAAAACTTTTTTTAGCATTTTTTTGCTTGGTAGCAATTTCATTTGCTCAAACCAAGAATGGATTTCCTAATCCTAAATACCCAGAATTATTTAAAACATTAGGTACACCAATAAAAGATTCTGATCCAGAATGGGTACGATTAATGTATAGTAAAAACCCTAATTTTTTTAAAATAAAAGAAGCTTATGATAAGTATTATAGCGTGAATCTTCTTAAAAAAACAACTCATACGCAAAATTATAAGCATTTTTATAGAATTGTATCTCAAAATCATTATTATACGAATAAAGGAGATATTTTTATTTCAGAAGAAGAAGGCATCCAAGAACAAAAATCGGTGTATCCAAAGAGTACATTGGGTACTAATTGGTCTCCTGTAGCTCCAATACAAACTATTGCTCTAGATAATGGAGGAGTTACTGTATCTGCTCAAGTAAATGTTTATGCTATGGCACAATCTCCATCAAATCCTAATGTATTGTTTTGTAGTACAGAAACAGGAGCAGTGTTTAAATCAGTAGATAAAGGGTTGAATTGGATAGAAGTAGGAGCTGATATCTTCCAAAGCAATGCACAAGCTATTAAAATAGATCCTACTGATGAAAATATAGTATATATAGCCTTGAATAGAGATTTATATAAAACTACAAATGGAGGTCAAACTTGGAATGTTATATTAAATACAAGTTACCAATATGATATAGAAATAAATTATGCGAATACAAACATATTGTATTTGGCAGGTAACTTTGGTCTTAAAAGAAGTGCTGATGCTGGGCAAACATGGACTGATATTTTAACGGATAAGGTAACTGATATTGAGTTTAAGAGTGATGATCCAAGCACTGTTTTTGCAGCAAAATATAATACAACAGGAAATTACTACGAAATATGGAAATCTATGGATAATGGACTTAGTTTTGAAGCAAAAATAACAGGTTGGTTTACACCTACTAATAATGGTAAGGCAGCTCATGCGCAAGGTGCTAAAATAGCAAATACAAAGGCAGACGGTAATAGGTTATATGTTTTATTGCTAGGATCAGATGTTAGCTACGCAGAAGATTTAAATTATCTGGGAGTTTATAGAAGTGATGATGCAGGAGAAACTTGGACCCTACCTTATGATGGTAATGGTGATGGGCAACCTGATAATAACCCTGGAGGACCTTATTCTTGTGATCACTGGGCAATGTCAACTTTTAATGTTTGCGGAGGAAGTTATGACCAAGGATTTTATAATGCAGATATAGATGTTTCAGATACGAATGCAGATGAATTTTTAGTGGGGATGTTAAATCTTTTTAGATCTTCTGATGGAGGAGTTACTTTTAAGGTACATGGAGGGTATGGATGTAGCAATTGTAAGCCGTATTACCGACATCCAGATCAACAAGATATTCTAATCCAAGGGAATGATGTTTGGGTATGTAGTGATGGTGGAATTGATTATTATGGTCCTGATTTAGAAATTATAGAATCTAGAATGAAAGGAATTACAACTTGTGAATTATGGGGGTTTGACCAAGGATGGAATGAAGATGTTCTTGTAGGAGGGAGATACCATAATGGAAATATGGCTTATCATGAAAATTACGAAAATGGAACTACGATAAGGTTAGGTGGTGGTGAGAGTGCAACTGGATTTGTAAATCTAGGAGAAAATAGAAAAGTATATCATGATGACATAGGAGGTAAATTAATTCCAGAAACCTTGCAAGGAAATGTCACATCAATTCCTAATTTTTCAAAATATCCTAAATCAGGAAATAGCCTTGAGAAAAGTGAAATAGTTAATGATCCTAGATGGTGGAACAATGTATATTTAGGAAGTGAAAATAAATTATGGAAAAGTGAAGACTATGGTAAGAATTATGAGTTACTAAAAGAATTTGGAATAGCGGGGAATACTGTTAGAGGAATAGAAATTTCTAGAGCTAATCCGGCAATTATGTTCGTAAATTTACATGTTGGAGCTTCTGTGAAATTGTATAAAACAGTAGATAGTGGCGTAACTTGGGAGGAATTGAACTTGCCGATATATTCTAATAAATATACACTTAGTTTAAATGCTGAAAATGAGCTTTTCATAGCTTTTGATAAGTCGGGGAATTCTTCGCAAAAAGTATATAAATCGACAGACTTAGGAGAAAATTGGGAAAATTTATCAACTGATGCATTAAATGGAATTGTATTAAGAGATATAGAAGTTCAAGACGGAACGGATGGAGGAGTTTATGTATTCGGATCAAGAGAGGCTTTTTATAAGAATAATACTATGGCTGATTGGGTGAATATTTCTTCAGGTCTTCCTAAAAGCTTTAGATTATTAGATGCTAAATTATTTTATAAAAAGAGTAAAATAAGAATGGCAGGTAACAGAGGTGTTTGGGAAAGAGATTTTTATGAATTATCGAAACCAAAAGCACAGCCAATGGTTTCTCATAAAGAAGCTTTTTGTAATCGAGAGGAAATCCAATTTGAAGATTATTCTATTTTAGATCATACAAATGCTACTTGGGAGTGGGAGTTTCCAGGAGCTCAATCAGTATCATCAACAACTGTTAGAAACCCAAAAGTTACTTATGCTACTCCAGGAGAATATGATGTTACATTAACAATAACGAACCCTCAAGGAACTAGTACTAAAACTATTCAGAATATTATTAAATTTAATAGAAGTTTGTGTAGTCCACAGCCTAGCCCGGAAAAAGCAGTTGTTTTTACAGGAGAAAATAATCAATATTTAACAACTTCTCCAAAAGAATCTATTCAAACAGATGCATTTACATTTACAGGGTGGATTAAGCCTAACGGTATTCAGCCTAATTATTCTTCAGTGTTTTTTATTCCAGGGGGGCCTACGTTAGATTTTAAAAATAGTAAAAATGAACTAGGAACCCATTCAGGAGGGCTTTGGTGGTATAATTCAGGATTAGTTGTACCTAAAGATAAATGGTCATACGTAGCTTTAATATATACTACTAGTAAAGTAACTTTAGTACTTAATGAAAAAACGTATGAAATTAATAGAAGTTTTAATTCCTTGGATATAAAAAGAATTGATTTAGGTATTCATAATCTTAGAAATGATAGGAAGTATAAAGGAATGCTTGACGAGGCTACTTTTTGGAATAGAGCACTTACTCTTGATGAAATTAGAGCGCAAAGGCATTTAACGAAGCCTATTAATATGGATGCTGCTATTTTTGCTTACTACCAATTTAATGATATTAATGGGAGTAATGTAATTTATGATGTAAAAGGAAGTAATGATTTATCTGTGATTAATAATGCTATTATAGAAGAATCTACTTGTCCTGTTGGACCAGGAGTTTCTCAAAAGATGGTAATTGACGGGAATCATACGGTTTATGATTTTGATGAGGTTAAATTGAGGTTGACTACAGGAGCAAATAACTTTAATGGCGCAGTGTATGCTTCAAAAATAAATTTGCATCCAAATATAGTTCCTGAAGAAGGGTTTGAGTACCATAAGGAGTATTATATTATTGATAATTATGGAACAGAGAGTACTATAGGAACGTTGGATAAGTTAGAGTTATATGGGTTTGATAATTTAGATCCTAGCATTGATTACAATATCTATAAAAGAGAAAGGAACACCGATGAAGAATGGACACTTATAGGAGCAACGGATTCATCAGAAAACCAAATAGCAGTATTTAATACCATTGATATAGCTAATTTACAACCAGTAGGAGATGGGGAGCCGCAATTGAATTCAGCAACGCAATTAATGTTAAAATCAACAGCAGTGAGTACCTTGTCAAGTGAAGGAGCCATTGCTAGTGAAAAGAAGATTGTTTTGTATCCTAACTTGTCATCTCAAAAAGATGGGTTTGCTTTTAAAAATATAGGAGAGCGAGCTGTTTTATCAATTTTTGATGTTAAAGGAAAGGCTATCTACAAGTCAGTAGTAAAGGAAAATCAAAGGATAAAAGCAATTCAAAAGGCAGGAGTTTATTTTTATACAATAATGACTAAAGATAAAATTCAAAGAGGAAAAATAATAACCAAATAA
- a CDS encoding SDR family oxidoreductase codes for MKTVSILGCGWLGKPLAASLLKKGYVVKGSTTSEEKLEALREVGIIPFLIDISQESEIGEFLASEILIVAITSKDYESFNRLISQIRQSTIKQVIFISSTSVYENLNKVIKEEEATSNSPLIDIENLFRKESDFGATIIRFAGLLGGNRHPGNWFKGRKIGQPNGFVNMIHREDCIGVIQEIINQECWNETLNACSNHHPTRREFYTNAKLKLGLEVPEFIEEAILSYKIISSEKLQRKLNYVFQYDDLLAI; via the coding sequence ATGAAAACTGTTAGTATTTTAGGTTGTGGTTGGCTAGGAAAACCCCTAGCAGCCTCTTTGTTGAAAAAAGGGTATGTAGTAAAAGGATCTACAACTTCAGAAGAAAAATTGGAAGCATTAAGAGAAGTAGGAATAATTCCTTTTCTGATAGATATTTCTCAAGAAAGTGAAATAGGTGAGTTTTTAGCTTCGGAAATTCTTATTGTAGCGATTACCTCAAAAGATTATGAAAGTTTTAACAGGTTGATTTCTCAAATAAGGCAATCAACTATAAAGCAAGTCATTTTTATAAGTTCAACATCGGTATATGAAAATTTAAACAAAGTGATAAAAGAAGAGGAAGCTACATCAAACTCACCGCTAATTGATATTGAAAACTTGTTTAGAAAGGAGTCTGATTTTGGCGCTACGATAATAAGATTTGCAGGATTATTGGGAGGAAATAGGCATCCAGGTAACTGGTTTAAAGGGAGAAAAATAGGGCAGCCCAATGGTTTTGTAAATATGATTCATAGAGAGGATTGCATTGGTGTTATTCAGGAAATTATCAATCAAGAATGCTGGAATGAAACGTTAAATGCCTGTTCAAATCATCATCCGACTAGAAGAGAGTTTTATACAAATGCAAAATTGAAACTAGGTTTAGAAGTTCCTGAGTTTATAGAGGAAGCAATATTGTCATATAAAATTATTAGTTCAGAAAAATTACAAAGAAAGTTGAATTATGTATTTCAGTATGATGATTTGTTGGCAATTTAA
- a CDS encoding MIP/aquaporin family protein: protein MKKYFAEFIGTFILIFCGTGAMTINEVTGGEVTHVGIGLTWGFAVMAMIYAFGEVSGAHLNPAVSIAFAYAKKFSWREVPKYIVAQLLGAILASVVLWLLFPKSEYLGATIPSMESWRAFILEFLLSFFLMLTIINVSTGSREVGTMAGIAIGGMVLLEAIFAGPMTKASMNPARSIAPALISGHLEHLWLYILAPVLGALLAVISCKLVKNDNCCDENC, encoded by the coding sequence TTGAAAAAATATTTTGCAGAATTTATAGGTACATTCATTTTAATTTTTTGTGGAACAGGAGCTATGACTATAAATGAGGTAACAGGAGGAGAGGTAACGCACGTAGGGATTGGTTTGACATGGGGGTTTGCTGTAATGGCAATGATTTATGCTTTTGGAGAAGTTTCTGGAGCACATTTAAACCCAGCCGTATCTATTGCTTTTGCATACGCGAAGAAGTTTTCTTGGAGAGAGGTGCCGAAATATATAGTAGCTCAGCTTTTGGGAGCCATTTTAGCAAGTGTGGTATTGTGGTTGTTATTTCCTAAGAGTGAGTATTTAGGCGCAACAATTCCTTCTATGGAATCTTGGAGAGCTTTTATTTTAGAATTTTTATTGAGCTTTTTTTTAATGTTAACGATTATAAATGTATCTACAGGGAGTAGAGAAGTAGGAACCATGGCAGGTATCGCTATTGGAGGTATGGTATTATTAGAGGCTATTTTTGCAGGCCCTATGACAAAAGCATCAATGAATCCTGCTCGTTCTATTGCTCCTGCATTGATATCTGGGCATTTGGAACATTTATGGTTGTATATTTTGGCACCTGTATTGGGGGCACTATTAGCTGTAATATCTTGTAAATTAGTAAAAAACGATAACTGTTGTGATGAAAACTGTTAG
- a CDS encoding DUF2911 domain-containing protein yields the protein MKKILLSLLIITATVSTNAQVKTPQPSPSSKIEQKVGLTDVTLEYSRPGMRGRAIFGDLVPFGKTWRTGANANTKITFTDHITIDGKELKEGTYAIYTIPNKNSWEVIFYNDSSNWGVPEKWDETKVALRTSIKPTPISTPVETFTITFDNLKNNAATLGILWDKTYVGIPFSVPTDSTVSASINKTMQGPSANDYYKAAVYYLQENKDINQAKTWINKAVAMTKDQPRFWFLRQQSLILAKAGDKKGAIKAAKASLAGAKKRGNAGYVKMNQEFLAKMK from the coding sequence ATGAAAAAAATATTATTAAGTTTATTAATTATTACGGCTACTGTTAGTACAAACGCACAGGTCAAAACTCCACAGCCTAGTCCTTCTTCTAAAATCGAACAAAAAGTAGGATTGACGGATGTTACCTTAGAATATTCAAGACCTGGTATGAGAGGAAGAGCTATATTTGGCGATTTGGTTCCTTTTGGTAAAACTTGGAGAACTGGTGCTAATGCAAATACAAAAATTACATTTACAGATCATATTACCATTGACGGCAAAGAGTTAAAAGAAGGAACTTATGCTATTTATACAATTCCTAATAAAAATTCTTGGGAAGTTATTTTTTATAATGATAGTTCAAATTGGGGAGTACCAGAAAAATGGGATGAGACCAAAGTTGCTTTAAGAACTTCTATTAAACCGACGCCTATTTCAACTCCTGTTGAAACATTTACTATTACTTTTGACAATTTAAAAAATAATGCTGCTACCTTAGGAATATTATGGGACAAAACATATGTAGGAATTCCTTTTTCTGTACCAACAGACAGTACTGTTTCTGCTAGTATAAACAAAACAATGCAGGGCCCAAGTGCCAATGATTATTATAAAGCTGCTGTTTATTATTTACAAGAAAACAAAGATATTAACCAAGCTAAAACATGGATTAATAAAGCTGTTGCCATGACCAAAGATCAACCACGCTTTTGGTTTTTACGTCAACAATCTTTAATTCTTGCCAAAGCTGGTGATAAAAAAGGAGCTATAAAAGCTGCGAAAGCTTCTTTGGCTGGTGCTAAAAAAAGAGGAAATGCTGGTTATGTTAAAATGAATCAAGAGTTTTTAGCTAAAATGAAATAA
- a CDS encoding neutral/alkaline non-lysosomal ceramidase N-terminal domain-containing protein, giving the protein MKFQKTPRFLFILFLFIFQINYSQSNNYTIGVGISDITGQIAESAFFGYGDPFFKNGGIRDRQYARAYIVKDIHQNSVVYVSIDKGATFQSVNLAVIEKLREAYGNLYTDTNVVISATHTHVSPGGYSHYGLYNTSTGGFYKTNFTILVDGIFNAIQQAHNNLAPGRIYYNTGSLTNASINRSLVAYNLNADANDYISIDDQMTVLKFIQGDTEVGMISWFAVHPTNLSNSYKYASGDNKGHASLKFERHKGASYGKGAATFVAAFSNSNAGDMSPNLNQPLPSDLYTNATGPGNNEEESTEIIGNRQYYKALDLYNNAHIQLIGTIKAVSRYSDYSNILVSPKFTDGYYQSTCKAALGISFRAGAEDGRSGIGKEGQTRSNPTAGFEVDRCHMEKPIDPLFYVGANNNDPKTPKILPTSILKIGQLGILAAPAEFTVMAGRRVKATVLENKNTEIQYTVFAGYSDAYSGYVTTREEYASQQYEGASTQFGPWTLAAYRQEFEKLTSILADPNVTPWDTPAPIPPRKNYIGSDKTVPILFDDIPWFKSFGSIFSNTNDNYSTDEIAEVTFWGAHPNNDPKTNSTYFRVQKKIGDSWVSKYEDRDTNTKLIWNRDGVANSKITIQFKITSDVESGHYRIIHHGKWKNGWNGKLTPYTGISNTFYIHQNFNRAVPTSKNTINNILIYPNPTSGAFTIINERLLTGNYSITNAMGQIVKKGKLSSKSHHLINMDVLPGMYFIKTIFQNGETNTISIVKK; this is encoded by the coding sequence ATGAAATTCCAAAAAACACCACGGTTCCTTTTTATTTTATTTTTATTTATTTTTCAAATTAATTATTCCCAAAGTAACAATTATACTATTGGGGTAGGAATATCAGACATTACTGGCCAAATTGCTGAAAGTGCATTCTTTGGCTATGGAGATCCTTTCTTCAAAAATGGAGGTATCAGAGACAGACAGTATGCTAGAGCTTATATTGTAAAAGATATTCATCAAAATAGCGTCGTATATGTTTCTATTGATAAAGGAGCCACTTTTCAATCTGTAAATCTAGCTGTCATTGAAAAACTCCGCGAAGCATATGGTAATTTATACACAGATACTAATGTTGTTATAAGTGCCACACACACACACGTTTCTCCAGGAGGATACTCCCATTATGGGTTATACAATACTTCTACAGGCGGTTTTTACAAAACTAACTTTACTATTTTAGTTGATGGAATTTTTAATGCCATCCAACAAGCACACAATAATTTGGCTCCTGGAAGAATCTATTATAATACAGGATCTTTAACAAACGCTAGTATCAATAGATCTCTTGTAGCCTATAATTTAAATGCTGATGCTAATGACTACATAAGTATTGATGACCAAATGACCGTGCTAAAATTTATTCAAGGAGACACAGAAGTTGGTATGATTTCTTGGTTTGCTGTACACCCTACAAATTTATCAAATAGCTATAAATATGCAAGCGGAGATAATAAGGGGCATGCTTCCTTAAAATTCGAAAGACACAAAGGTGCTTCCTATGGAAAGGGAGCCGCTACCTTTGTTGCTGCTTTTTCAAATAGCAATGCTGGAGATATGTCTCCAAATCTAAATCAACCTCTTCCTAGTGATCTATACACCAATGCTACAGGGCCTGGCAACAACGAAGAAGAAAGTACTGAAATTATAGGAAACCGTCAGTACTATAAAGCTCTTGATTTATACAATAATGCACACATACAATTAATAGGAACTATTAAAGCTGTTTCAAGATATAGTGATTACTCTAATATTCTTGTTTCCCCAAAATTCACCGACGGATACTATCAAAGCACTTGCAAGGCCGCGCTGGGCATTTCTTTTAGAGCTGGCGCCGAAGATGGTAGAAGTGGAATTGGTAAAGAGGGGCAAACAAGATCAAATCCAACTGCTGGATTCGAAGTTGATAGATGTCATATGGAAAAACCTATAGATCCTCTTTTTTATGTAGGAGCTAATAACAATGATCCTAAAACTCCAAAGATATTACCTACCAGTATCTTAAAAATAGGACAATTAGGAATATTAGCAGCTCCTGCTGAGTTTACTGTTATGGCAGGAAGAAGAGTTAAAGCTACCGTTCTTGAAAATAAAAATACAGAAATTCAATATACTGTTTTTGCGGGATATTCAGACGCTTACTCTGGCTATGTTACCACTAGAGAAGAATATGCTTCTCAACAATACGAAGGAGCAAGTACACAATTTGGTCCATGGACTTTAGCTGCATACCGGCAAGAATTTGAAAAACTAACCTCCATATTAGCAGATCCAAATGTGACACCTTGGGATACCCCAGCCCCAATACCTCCTAGAAAAAATTACATAGGTAGTGATAAAACTGTTCCTATTCTTTTTGACGATATACCTTGGTTCAAAAGTTTCGGGAGTATTTTTTCTAATACGAATGACAACTATTCTACTGATGAAATAGCAGAAGTTACTTTTTGGGGAGCTCATCCTAATAACGACCCTAAAACTAACAGTACTTATTTTAGAGTGCAAAAAAAAATAGGAGATTCTTGGGTTTCCAAATATGAAGATAGAGATACTAATACTAAATTAATTTGGAACAGAGACGGGGTTGCTAATTCTAAAATCACTATACAGTTTAAAATTACCTCCGATGTTGAAAGTGGTCACTACAGAATCATCCACCATGGAAAATGGAAAAATGGATGGAATGGAAAACTGACTCCATATACTGGTATTAGTAATACTTTTTACATCCATCAAAATTTTAATAGAGCTGTACCTACCTCTAAAAATACAATTAATAACATTCTTATATACCCAAATCCTACCTCTGGAGCTTTCACTATTATAAACGAAAGGCTATTAACGGGGAATTATAGTATTACAAACGCGATGGGGCAAATAGTTAAAAAAGGAAAATTATCTTCAAAAAGCCACCATCTGATAAATATGGATGTGCTTCCTGGAATGTATTTTATAAAAACAATATTCCAAAATGGAGAAACAAATACCATCTCTATCGTAAAAAAATAA